Part of the Desulfovibrio legallii genome, GTGAGCAGGGCGCGCAGTTCCTGCGGTTCGTCCGGCAGTAAAAAGCCCTGGCAGTGGCAAAGGGGCAGGGCTGCGCCCACGGCGACGGCAATGGCCGGCCCGCTCAGATCTGTGCGTTGGCCGCGCGCGCCCCGGTCTGAAAGCGTGACCCAGGCGAGGCTCAGGCCCTCTTTGCGGGGGGTGAGCTCCAGCGGACCTTCGGGAAGGTCGACCAAGGCCGTGAGCAGAAAGGCATTGACGGCGTGGAGGCTTTCGGCGGCAACCGGCGGCAGCCAGGCCCGGCCCGTCACCTTGAAAAGAGCCGTGCCGCAGGCCCCGCACAGGTTTGTGCCCACGTCCAGCCGGGGCAGGGCCCAGGGTTCCGGAGCCAGCAGGCCGTGGCCGCCGGTGCAGCCCGCGCCCTGGGTGGGGGCCGGCAGCAGGGGCAGACATCGGCCCTGCGTGCAGGCCTGGATGTGCAGTCGGATATTCATGCGTGTTCTCCACTGGGCTGGCGCGCGCCGGGGGGCGCGCGCGGACGGAGGCATTCCCTCATTGTAGCCGCAAGCGCGATAGGTTACAAGGGTGGGGAAGCGCCGTGCCCAACGGCGCGACCAGACAAGGAGTTCGCCCATGACCAGTCGCAGCCAGGACCAGACCGGGAACCTCAAGGTGCTCGGTTCCGGTCGCCTGCACGCCCCGGAAGGAGGCCCCAGCGTTGCTCTGCTGG contains:
- a CDS encoding MogA/MoaB family molybdenum cofactor biosynthesis protein codes for the protein MNIRLHIQACTQGRCLPLLPAPTQGAGCTGGHGLLAPEPWALPRLDVGTNLCGACGTALFKVTGRAWLPPVAAESLHAVNAFLLTALVDLPEGPLELTPRKEGLSLAWVTLSDRGARGQRTDLSGPAIAVAVGAALPLCHCQGFLLPDEPQELRALLTDLALNQGYDLICTTGGTGLSPRDTTPQVTAALLDMPLPGFTQAMLAASLAKTPHAVISRAAAGALGRSIVINLPGSRKAVVENLAAVLPALPHALAKLQGDAADCGG